One Mycolicibacterium goodii genomic region harbors:
- a CDS encoding ABC transporter permease — protein sequence MQYLLTHLDDLWELTIIHLRLSLVPIVLGLVIAVPLGAVVQRTTTPRRLTTVTASIIFTIPSLALFVVLPLIIPTRILDEANVIVALTLYTTALLVRAVPEALDAVPEHVRDAATAVGYRPLTRMLKVELPLSIPVLVASLRVVAVTNISMVSVGSVIGIGGLGTWFTEGYQSNKSSQIVAGIIAIFVLAIVVDTLIMLAGKLIAPWNRTEATA from the coding sequence ATGCAGTATCTGCTCACCCACCTCGACGACCTGTGGGAGTTGACGATCATCCACCTGCGATTGTCGCTGGTGCCGATCGTGCTGGGCCTGGTGATCGCCGTTCCGCTGGGGGCGGTGGTGCAGCGCACCACGACGCCGCGACGGCTCACGACCGTCACCGCGAGCATCATCTTCACGATCCCGTCGCTGGCGCTGTTCGTGGTGCTGCCCCTGATCATCCCGACCCGGATCCTCGACGAAGCAAACGTGATCGTCGCGCTCACGCTCTACACCACCGCGTTGCTGGTGCGCGCGGTGCCAGAAGCGCTCGACGCGGTGCCCGAGCACGTGCGTGACGCCGCGACCGCCGTCGGCTACCGGCCCCTGACCCGCATGCTCAAAGTCGAACTGCCACTGTCCATCCCGGTGCTCGTCGCGAGTCTGCGCGTCGTCGCGGTCACCAACATCTCGATGGTCTCGGTCGGATCCGTCATCGGCATCGGCGGGCTCGGCACGTGGTTCACCGAGGGCTACCAGTCGAACAAGAGCAGTCAGATCGTCGCGGGCATCATCGCGATCTTCGTGCTCGCGATCGTCGTCGACACGCTGATCATGTTGGCCGGCAAGCTCATCGCACCCTGGAACCGGACGGAGGCGACCGCATGA
- a CDS encoding histidine phosphatase family protein: MQLLLIRHALPLRSAPGEGSDPALSQAGVEQAARLPEALKRFPIARVVSSPQRRAVQTAEPLAGALGLTVEVDERLAEYDRDMSHYVPIEQIAQENPDELARLACGHLPSGVDEDEFAGRISAAFADLVAAGNHEDTVAVFSHGGVINVALHQILRTERLLSFHVDYASVTRVLASRSGRLSVASVNSTEHVWDLLPRNARW; this comes from the coding sequence GTGCAACTGCTTTTGATCCGACACGCTCTGCCGCTGCGCAGCGCACCCGGCGAGGGGTCCGATCCCGCGCTGTCGCAGGCCGGTGTCGAACAGGCCGCTCGCCTGCCCGAGGCGCTCAAGCGGTTCCCGATCGCACGGGTCGTGAGCAGCCCGCAACGTCGCGCGGTGCAGACCGCCGAACCGCTCGCCGGTGCGCTCGGGCTGACGGTCGAGGTCGACGAGCGACTCGCCGAGTACGACCGCGACATGTCGCATTACGTGCCGATCGAACAGATCGCGCAGGAGAACCCGGACGAACTGGCCCGGCTGGCCTGCGGGCATCTGCCCAGCGGAGTCGACGAGGACGAGTTCGCCGGCCGCATCAGCGCCGCATTCGCCGACCTGGTCGCGGCAGGCAACCACGAGGACACCGTGGCGGTGTTCAGCCACGGCGGCGTGATCAACGTCGCGCTGCACCAGATTCTGCGGACCGAGCGGCTGCTGTCCTTCCACGTCGACTACGCCTCGGTCACCCGGGTGCTGGCCTCGCGGTCGGGACGCCTGTCGGTGGCCTCGGTCAACAGCACCGAACACGTATGGGATCTCCTGCCGCGAAACGCACGGTGGTAA
- a CDS encoding ABC transporter permease — MNFLQQALAFIFTAENWAGPAGLAARIVEHLQYTVIAVFFSALIAVPIGMIIGHTGRGTFLVVTGVNALRALPTLGVLLLGVLLWGLGLVPPTVALMLLGIPPLLAGTYAGIANVERTVVDAARSMGMTETRILLRVEVPNALPLILGGLRTSTLQIVATATVAAYASLGGLGRYLIDGIKIREFHIALVGALMVTALALILDAALAFAVWLSVPGTGRLRGGLPGRGRMPQPLLGDEVALESRSPHASARSSGVGYERQVPSHTVEG; from the coding sequence ATGAACTTCCTGCAGCAGGCGCTGGCGTTCATCTTCACCGCCGAGAACTGGGCCGGACCGGCGGGACTGGCCGCGCGCATCGTCGAACACCTGCAGTACACCGTCATCGCGGTGTTCTTCTCGGCGCTAATCGCGGTGCCGATCGGGATGATCATCGGGCACACCGGCCGCGGCACCTTCCTGGTGGTCACCGGCGTCAACGCGCTGCGGGCCCTGCCCACCCTCGGGGTGCTGCTGCTCGGCGTGCTGTTGTGGGGACTGGGCCTGGTGCCGCCCACCGTCGCGCTGATGCTGCTGGGCATCCCGCCGCTGCTCGCCGGGACCTATGCCGGCATCGCCAACGTGGAACGCACCGTGGTGGACGCCGCGCGGTCGATGGGCATGACCGAGACCCGCATCCTGCTGCGTGTCGAGGTGCCCAACGCCCTGCCGCTCATCCTCGGCGGTCTACGCACGTCGACCCTGCAGATCGTCGCGACCGCCACGGTCGCGGCGTACGCGAGTCTCGGCGGGCTGGGCCGCTACCTGATCGACGGCATCAAGATCCGCGAGTTCCACATCGCGCTCGTCGGCGCGCTCATGGTGACGGCGCTGGCATTGATCCTCGACGCCGCGCTGGCGTTCGCGGTGTGGCTGTCGGTTCCGGGGACGGGCCGCCTGCGGGGAGGCCTGCCAGGTAGGGGACGGATGCCGCAGCCGCTCCTCGGTGACGAGGTCGCTCTCGAATCGCGGTCACCACATGCATCTGCAAGGAGTTCCGGAGTCGGCTACGAACGCCAAGTGCCGTCGCATACGGTAGAAGGGTGA
- a CDS encoding prephenate dehydrogenase, producing the protein MCVLGLGLIGGSVMRAAAAAGREVFGYNRSVEAVQAATFDGFDATENLDEALARAAASDALIVLAVPMPALGIMLDHIRGAAQNCPLTDVISVKGAVLREVHKYGLLEKFVGGHPMAGTAHSGWTAGRVDLFVGAPWVVSVDDHVDPQVWAQVMHLALDCHAVVVPARSDEHDAAAAAISHLPHLFAETIAEIAGEVPLAYALAAGSFRDGTRVAASAPDLVRAMCEANADQLLPTLERSIELLTRARDALAGTGTVAELVESGHAARMRYDSFSRPDIIATVIGDENWRDELAAAGRAGGVIRSALPVLGSRG; encoded by the coding sequence GTGTGCGTGCTGGGTCTCGGCTTGATCGGTGGCTCGGTGATGCGGGCCGCCGCTGCGGCGGGTCGGGAGGTCTTCGGTTACAACCGGTCGGTGGAGGCGGTGCAAGCCGCCACGTTCGACGGGTTCGACGCCACCGAGAACCTCGATGAGGCGCTGGCCAGGGCCGCCGCGAGCGACGCGCTGATCGTGTTGGCAGTGCCGATGCCCGCGCTGGGGATCATGCTCGACCACATCCGGGGCGCCGCGCAGAACTGCCCGCTGACCGACGTGATCAGCGTCAAGGGCGCGGTGCTGCGCGAGGTCCACAAGTACGGCCTGCTCGAGAAGTTCGTCGGCGGCCACCCGATGGCGGGCACCGCGCATTCCGGGTGGACGGCAGGCCGCGTCGACCTGTTCGTCGGCGCGCCGTGGGTGGTGTCGGTCGACGACCACGTCGACCCGCAGGTGTGGGCTCAGGTGATGCACCTCGCGCTGGACTGCCACGCCGTCGTGGTGCCTGCCCGATCCGACGAGCACGACGCAGCCGCCGCGGCGATCTCACACCTGCCCCATCTGTTCGCCGAGACGATCGCCGAGATCGCCGGCGAGGTCCCGCTGGCGTACGCCCTGGCCGCCGGCTCGTTCCGGGACGGCACGCGCGTCGCGGCGTCGGCCCCCGATCTGGTGCGCGCGATGTGCGAGGCCAACGCCGATCAGCTGCTGCCGACGCTGGAGCGCAGCATCGAGCTGCTGACCAGGGCCAGAGATGCGCTCGCCGGTACCGGCACGGTCGCCGAGCTCGTGGAATCAGGCCACGCCGCGCGCATGCGCTACGACAGTTTCTCGCGGCCGGACATCATCGCGACGGTGATCGGCGACGAGAACTGGCGCGACGAGCTGGCGGCCGCCGGACGGGCCGGCGGGGTGATCAGATCCGCTCTGCCAGTCCTGGGTAGTCGAGGATGA
- a CDS encoding phosphotransferase family protein: MTSLEGLDLDALDRHLRAEGVARAGELRAELIAGGRSNLTFLVYDDASKWVLRRPPLHGLTPSAHDMAREYRVVAALADTPVPVARAVTMRNDDSVLGAPFQMVEHVEGRVVRTTSELAALGDQTVIDNCIDALITALSDLHAVDPDAVGLGDFGKPDGYLARQVRRWGSQWEHVRLPDDARDDDVRRLRAALAEAVPPQSGTSIVHGDYRIDNTVIDAEDATVVRAVLDWEMSTLGDPLSDAALMCVYRNPMFGQINTDAAWASDLVPRADDLAHRYSKVSGRDLAHWDFYMALAYFKLAIIAAGIDYRRREGADGPEQVGEAVAPLIAAGLAALA, encoded by the coding sequence GTGACTTCGCTGGAAGGCCTTGACCTCGATGCCCTCGACCGCCACCTCCGCGCCGAGGGCGTGGCCCGCGCGGGCGAACTGCGCGCCGAACTGATCGCGGGCGGGCGGTCGAACCTGACGTTCCTGGTGTACGACGACGCCTCGAAGTGGGTGCTGCGGCGTCCGCCGCTGCACGGCCTCACGCCCTCGGCGCACGACATGGCGCGGGAATACCGCGTCGTCGCGGCCCTGGCAGACACCCCGGTGCCGGTCGCACGCGCGGTGACGATGCGTAACGACGATTCCGTCCTCGGCGCGCCCTTCCAGATGGTCGAGCACGTCGAGGGCCGCGTCGTGCGCACCACGTCCGAGCTGGCCGCGTTGGGCGATCAGACCGTGATCGACAACTGCATCGACGCCCTGATCACGGCGCTTTCGGATCTGCACGCCGTCGACCCGGACGCCGTGGGCCTCGGCGACTTCGGCAAGCCCGACGGCTACCTGGCACGGCAGGTGCGCCGCTGGGGTTCGCAGTGGGAGCACGTGCGCCTACCCGACGATGCGCGTGACGACGACGTGCGTCGCCTGCGCGCCGCGCTCGCCGAGGCGGTCCCGCCGCAGAGTGGGACGTCGATCGTGCACGGCGACTACCGCATCGACAACACCGTCATCGATGCCGAGGACGCCACCGTGGTGCGCGCGGTGCTGGACTGGGAGATGTCGACGCTGGGCGACCCGCTCAGCGACGCGGCGCTGATGTGCGTATACCGCAACCCGATGTTCGGCCAGATCAACACCGATGCCGCGTGGGCGTCGGACCTGGTGCCCCGTGCCGACGACCTGGCCCACCGGTATTCGAAGGTGTCGGGTCGCGACCTTGCGCACTGGGATTTCTACATGGCCCTGGCCTACTTCAAGCTCGCCATCATTGCCGCCGGCATCGATTACCGCAGGCGTGAAGGCGCCGACGGGCCCGAACAGGTCGGCGAAGCCGTGGCACCACTGATCGCCGCGGGGCTGGCTGCGCTGGCCTGA
- a CDS encoding LapA family protein yields the protein MTSDLPASPDQPESTPSTALPPPEPGKPMEVAPQPKFTRAAALWTALIMGFLVLIVLLIFIAQNTTSAEFAFLGWHWSLPLGVAILGAAVAGGLLTVAAGTARIFQLRRAAKKNLKAALGG from the coding sequence ATGACCAGCGATCTCCCCGCATCGCCCGATCAGCCGGAGTCCACGCCCAGCACAGCGCTGCCGCCGCCGGAGCCGGGCAAACCCATGGAGGTGGCGCCACAGCCCAAGTTCACGCGCGCGGCCGCGTTGTGGACCGCGCTCATCATGGGTTTCCTGGTGCTGATCGTGCTGCTGATCTTCATCGCCCAGAACACCACGTCGGCCGAGTTCGCGTTCCTCGGTTGGCACTGGTCGCTGCCGTTGGGGGTGGCGATCCTCGGCGCCGCCGTGGCCGGCGGCCTGCTCACGGTCGCCGCGGGCACCGCGCGGATCTTCCAGTTGCGCCGCGCCGCCAAGAAGAACCTCAAGGCCGCGCTGGGCGGCTGA
- a CDS encoding ABC transporter substrate-binding protein — protein sequence MQHRPLTVLLFVLALFVPSAVGCGSSNPLGGGEISGDLKTIRVGSADFPESKIIAEIYAQALEANGFDIGRQFGIGSRETYIPAVQDHSIDLIPEYTGNLLQYFDPQTPATTPDAVLIGLLKALPGDLSILYPSPAEDKDTLAVTEQTAQRWNLKSIEDLAKHSAEVKVGGPSEFQTRQTGLVGLKSRYGLDIAPANFVAISDGGGPATVQALNSGAITAANIFSTSPAIEEHRLVVLEDPKNVFLAANVVPLVASQKMSNELKTVLDAVSAKLTTEALIELNTAVEGNAGVDPDEAAAKWVADNGFDKPITG from the coding sequence ATGCAGCACCGACCCCTGACAGTCCTCCTGTTCGTGTTGGCGCTGTTCGTACCCTCGGCGGTGGGCTGCGGCAGCTCGAATCCGTTGGGCGGCGGCGAGATCTCGGGTGACCTGAAGACGATCAGGGTCGGGTCGGCCGACTTCCCGGAATCGAAGATCATCGCCGAGATCTACGCCCAGGCACTGGAGGCCAACGGCTTTGACATCGGCAGGCAGTTCGGCATCGGCAGCCGTGAGACGTACATCCCCGCCGTACAGGACCACTCGATCGACCTGATCCCCGAATACACCGGAAACCTGCTGCAGTACTTCGATCCGCAAACCCCGGCGACCACGCCGGACGCGGTGCTGATCGGCCTGCTCAAGGCGCTGCCGGGTGACCTGTCGATCCTGTATCCCTCACCGGCCGAGGACAAGGACACCTTGGCCGTCACCGAGCAGACCGCGCAACGGTGGAACCTGAAATCCATCGAAGATCTCGCGAAGCACTCGGCCGAGGTGAAGGTCGGCGGGCCCTCGGAGTTCCAGACCCGCCAGACCGGTCTCGTCGGCCTCAAATCCAGATACGGTCTCGACATCGCGCCGGCCAACTTCGTCGCGATCAGCGACGGCGGCGGACCCGCCACGGTGCAGGCGCTCAACAGCGGCGCGATCACGGCCGCCAACATATTCAGCACCTCGCCGGCGATCGAAGAGCACCGCCTCGTGGTGCTCGAGGACCCCAAGAACGTGTTCCTCGCCGCCAACGTGGTTCCGCTGGTGGCGTCGCAGAAGATGTCGAACGAACTCAAGACCGTGCTCGACGCGGTGAGCGCGAAGCTGACCACCGAGGCATTGATCGAACTCAACACCGCGGTCGAGGGGAACGCCGGCGTGGATCCCGACGAGGCGGCGGCCAAATGGGTGGCCGACAACGGGTTCGACAAACCGATCACCGGATGA
- a CDS encoding putative glycolipid-binding domain-containing protein produces MSDKSRPSEQTVDSAWPAVLTWRAHGEPRMESVRVQLQGNRIKAYGRIVAAATDSHPAFSASYDLVTDESGATKRLSLTVTLAERERQLSIARDEESQWLVQDHSQTKKSDFGGALDVDVIFSPFFNALPIRRVGLHTRSDSVSLPVAYVRLPDLTVEAVNISYSSGPDGIKLVSPVAETTITVDADGFILDYPGLAERI; encoded by the coding sequence GTGAGTGACAAGTCGCGTCCCAGCGAGCAAACCGTCGACTCCGCCTGGCCGGCGGTGTTGACCTGGCGGGCCCACGGCGAGCCCAGAATGGAATCGGTTCGCGTACAGCTTCAGGGCAACCGGATCAAGGCCTACGGCCGGATCGTGGCGGCCGCCACCGACTCGCACCCGGCATTCTCGGCCTCCTATGACCTGGTCACCGACGAATCCGGGGCCACCAAACGTCTCTCGCTCACCGTCACCCTCGCCGAGCGGGAGCGCCAGCTCTCCATCGCCCGCGACGAGGAGAGCCAGTGGCTGGTGCAGGACCACTCCCAGACCAAGAAGTCGGACTTCGGCGGCGCGCTCGACGTCGATGTGATCTTCAGCCCGTTCTTCAACGCCCTGCCGATCCGCCGCGTCGGCCTGCACACACGCAGCGATTCGGTGTCGCTTCCGGTCGCCTACGTGCGGCTTCCCGATCTGACGGTCGAGGCGGTCAACATCAGCTACAGCAGCGGACCCGACGGCATCAAGCTGGTCTCACCGGTGGCCGAGACCACGATCACCGTCGACGCCGACGGCTTCATCCTCGACTACCCAGGACTGGCAGAGCGGATCTGA
- a CDS encoding tRNA adenosine deaminase-associated protein: MGAQRAPADLPDGFGVAVVREDGKWRCAPMRKSALNSLSAAETELREIRSAGAVFGLLDIDDEFFVIVRPAPAGTRLLLSDATAALDYDIAAEALEKLDADIEADDLDDAEPFEEGDLGLLSDLGLPDAVLSVILDETDLYADEQIGRIAREMGFAEELSAVLDRLNR, from the coding sequence ATGGGAGCACAGCGAGCGCCGGCAGACCTGCCCGACGGTTTCGGCGTGGCCGTTGTCCGCGAGGACGGCAAGTGGCGATGCGCGCCCATGCGCAAGAGCGCGCTCAACAGCCTGTCCGCCGCCGAGACCGAACTGCGTGAGATCCGCAGTGCCGGCGCGGTGTTCGGCCTGCTCGACATCGACGACGAGTTCTTCGTCATCGTGCGCCCGGCACCGGCAGGCACCAGGCTGCTGTTGTCGGACGCCACCGCGGCGCTGGACTACGACATCGCGGCCGAGGCGCTGGAGAAGCTCGACGCCGACATCGAGGCCGACGATCTCGATGACGCCGAGCCCTTCGAGGAAGGCGACCTCGGCCTGCTGTCGGATCTCGGGCTGCCCGATGCGGTGCTCAGCGTGATCCTCGACGAGACGGACCTGTACGCCGACGAGCAGATCGGCCGGATCGCCCGCGAGATGGGGTTCGCCGAGGAACTGTCGGCAGTACTGGACCGCCTCAATCGGTGA
- a CDS encoding alkyl/aryl-sulfatase has product MEPKPPSAVIEAAHREHLADLPFEDRRDFDDADRGFLGALEPCVVTAADGRVVWDNDSYGFLTGEQAPTSVHPSLWRQSSLCARQGLYQVVEGIYQVRGLDLSNITFVEGDTGIIVIDPLISTETAAAALALYRRHRGNRAVSAVIYTHSHVDHFGGVLGVTTQAEVDAGKVVVIAPEHFTAHAVQENVYAGTAMARRAAYMYGAALARGPLGQVGCGLGQVPSTGEVALIVPTLDIRETGEIHMIDGVEIEFQMAPGTEAPAEMHFYFPGFRALCMAENATHNLHNLLTLRGALVRDPHGWARYLTEAIDSFADRTDVVFASHHWPTWGRDNIVEYLSLQRDLYAYLHDQTLRLINQGHTGIEIAERFELPPALRAAWHTHGYYGSVSHNVKAVYQRYMGWFDGNPGRLWQHPPEALGPRYVEAMGGVDRVVELARRAADGGDYRWAATILDHAVFTDENHPGVRALYADVLEQLAYGAENAVWRNFFLGGATELREGNFGTPTAPSSPTLLGRLTPEQIFDAVAINVNGPRAWGLDLAVDVTFGDTEDTYRLTLRNGVLVHRKASPDDPSAQATVTVADKMRLLAFFVGDTAMPGLQISGDAEVLPSLLRVLDRPDPNFNIVTP; this is encoded by the coding sequence ATGGAGCCGAAACCGCCGAGCGCCGTCATCGAGGCCGCGCACCGCGAACACCTCGCCGATCTCCCGTTCGAGGACCGCCGCGACTTCGATGACGCCGACCGTGGTTTCCTCGGCGCCCTCGAACCGTGCGTGGTCACTGCCGCGGACGGACGCGTGGTGTGGGACAACGATTCCTACGGCTTCCTGACCGGCGAGCAGGCCCCAACCAGCGTGCACCCCAGCCTGTGGCGGCAGAGCAGCCTGTGCGCCAGACAGGGTCTCTACCAGGTCGTCGAGGGGATCTATCAGGTCCGCGGACTCGACCTGTCCAACATCACGTTCGTCGAGGGCGACACCGGCATCATCGTCATCGACCCGCTGATCTCGACCGAGACGGCGGCGGCCGCACTGGCGTTGTACCGCAGGCACCGCGGAAATCGTGCGGTCAGCGCCGTGATCTACACCCACAGCCACGTCGACCATTTCGGTGGCGTGCTGGGCGTGACGACCCAGGCCGAGGTCGACGCGGGAAAGGTCGTGGTGATCGCACCCGAACACTTCACCGCCCACGCCGTGCAGGAGAACGTCTACGCGGGCACCGCGATGGCGCGCCGCGCCGCCTACATGTACGGCGCCGCGTTGGCCCGCGGGCCGCTGGGGCAGGTGGGCTGCGGGCTCGGGCAGGTGCCGTCGACGGGCGAGGTCGCGTTGATCGTGCCCACCCTCGACATCCGCGAGACCGGCGAGATCCACATGATCGACGGCGTCGAGATCGAGTTCCAGATGGCGCCCGGCACCGAGGCACCGGCCGAGATGCACTTCTATTTCCCCGGCTTCCGGGCGTTGTGCATGGCGGAGAACGCGACACACAACCTGCACAACCTGTTGACCCTGCGCGGCGCGCTGGTGCGTGACCCGCACGGCTGGGCGAGGTACCTCACCGAGGCCATCGACAGCTTCGCCGACCGCACCGACGTGGTGTTCGCGTCCCATCACTGGCCGACGTGGGGACGTGACAACATCGTCGAATACCTTTCGCTGCAACGGGATCTGTACGCCTACCTGCATGACCAGACCCTGCGCCTGATCAACCAGGGACACACCGGCATCGAGATCGCCGAGCGGTTCGAACTTCCACCCGCGCTGCGGGCCGCCTGGCACACCCACGGCTACTACGGGTCGGTCAGCCACAATGTCAAAGCGGTCTACCAGCGTTACATGGGCTGGTTCGACGGCAACCCGGGCCGGCTGTGGCAACACCCGCCCGAGGCGCTCGGGCCGCGATACGTCGAGGCCATGGGCGGTGTCGACCGTGTCGTCGAACTGGCCCGGCGTGCCGCGGACGGCGGTGACTACCGTTGGGCCGCAACGATACTGGACCACGCGGTGTTCACCGACGAGAATCATCCGGGGGTGCGCGCGCTGTATGCCGACGTCCTCGAACAACTCGCCTACGGCGCGGAGAACGCCGTCTGGCGCAACTTCTTCCTCGGCGGTGCCACCGAACTGCGCGAAGGTAACTTCGGCACCCCGACCGCGCCGTCGTCACCGACCCTGCTCGGCCGGCTGACCCCGGAGCAGATCTTCGACGCGGTCGCGATCAACGTGAACGGGCCGCGCGCATGGGGGCTCGACCTCGCCGTGGACGTCACGTTCGGCGACACCGAGGACACCTACCGGCTGACGCTGCGCAACGGTGTCCTGGTGCACCGCAAGGCATCACCGGACGATCCGAGTGCACAGGCCACCGTCACCGTCGCCGACAAGATGCGACTGCTGGCATTCTTCGTCGGAGACACCGCGATGCCGGGGCTCCAGATCAGCGGCGACGCCGAGGTGCTGCCGTCGCTGCTGAGGGTGCTCGACCGGCCCGACCCGAACTTCAACATCGTCACGCCCTAG
- a CDS encoding ABC transporter ATP-binding protein: MITFTDVTKQYPDGTVAVDNLNLEVPQGTLAAFVGPSGCGKTTSMRMVNRMIDPTSGTLTVNGEDVSTVDPVKLRLGIGYVIQSAGLMPHLRVVDNVATVPVLRGESRRSARKAAIGVMERVGLDPKLADRYPAQLSGGQQQRVGVARALAADPPILLMDEPFSAVDPVVREDLQAEIVRLQGELRKTVIFVTHDIDEAIKLGDKVAVFGRGGVLQQYDQPARLLSNPANDFVAGFVGADRGYRGLQFFHATGLPLHEIRHVAEPLIDSLDLAPGEWVLVTKPDGSPYAWINAEGVDVHRSGKSLYDSTIAGGSLFRPDGTLRHALDAALSSPSGLGVAVDADDRVIGGVRADDVLAALAEQRQIPEL; encoded by the coding sequence ATGATCACCTTCACCGACGTCACCAAGCAGTACCCCGACGGAACGGTCGCGGTCGACAACCTCAACCTCGAAGTGCCACAGGGCACGCTGGCGGCGTTCGTGGGCCCGTCCGGATGCGGCAAGACCACCTCGATGCGGATGGTCAACCGGATGATCGACCCCACGTCGGGCACGCTGACCGTCAACGGCGAGGACGTCAGCACGGTCGACCCGGTGAAACTGCGGCTCGGTATCGGTTACGTCATCCAGAGCGCAGGCCTCATGCCGCACCTCCGGGTGGTCGACAACGTCGCGACCGTACCGGTGCTGCGCGGTGAATCTCGGCGCAGCGCACGCAAGGCCGCGATCGGGGTCATGGAGCGCGTCGGCCTGGACCCCAAACTCGCCGACCGCTATCCGGCGCAGTTGTCCGGCGGTCAGCAGCAGCGCGTCGGGGTGGCCCGCGCACTGGCCGCCGACCCGCCGATCCTGCTGATGGACGAGCCGTTCTCTGCCGTCGACCCCGTGGTGCGCGAGGACCTGCAGGCCGAGATCGTGCGTCTGCAAGGCGAATTGCGCAAGACCGTCATCTTCGTCACCCACGACATCGATGAGGCGATCAAGCTCGGCGACAAGGTGGCGGTGTTCGGCCGCGGTGGCGTGCTGCAGCAGTACGACCAACCCGCGCGGTTGTTGTCCAATCCGGCCAACGATTTCGTCGCCGGGTTCGTCGGCGCCGACCGCGGCTACCGCGGGCTGCAGTTCTTCCACGCGACCGGACTGCCGCTGCACGAGATCCGGCACGTCGCCGAACCGCTCATCGACTCACTCGACCTCGCGCCCGGTGAGTGGGTGCTGGTCACCAAACCCGACGGCTCGCCGTACGCGTGGATCAACGCCGAGGGTGTCGACGTGCACCGCAGCGGAAAGTCCTTGTACGACAGTACTATTGCTGGGGGATCGCTGTTCCGTCCGGACGGGACGCTGCGGCATGCGCTCGATGCCGCGCTGTCCTCGCCGTCCGGTCTGGGTGTCGCGGTCGACGCCGACGACCGGGTGATCGGCGGCGTGCGCGCCGACGACGTCCTTGCCGCACTCGCCGAGCAGCGACAGATACCCGAACTCTGA
- a CDS encoding SDR family NAD(P)-dependent oxidoreductase: MGYADELFDLTDRVVLITGGSRGLGREMAFGAARCGADVIIASRNLDSCVVTAEEIASETGRTAFPYQVHVGRWDELDGLVDAAYERFGKVDVLVNNAGMSPLYESLSTVTEKLYDAVFDLNLKGPFRLSALIGERMVADGGGRIINVSSSGSLRPDQYMLPYAAAKAGLNVLTEGLAKAYGPSVRVNTLMAGPFLTDVSKAWDMSGEPFSHLALRRAGDPREIVGAALFLMSDASSFTTGSVVRADGGLP; this comes from the coding sequence ATGGGTTACGCCGACGAGCTTTTCGACCTCACCGACCGCGTCGTGCTGATCACCGGTGGCAGCCGCGGCCTGGGACGGGAGATGGCGTTCGGTGCCGCCCGCTGCGGCGCGGACGTGATCATCGCCAGCCGCAACCTCGATTCGTGCGTGGTCACCGCCGAGGAGATCGCGTCGGAGACGGGGCGCACGGCCTTCCCCTATCAGGTTCACGTCGGACGTTGGGACGAGCTCGACGGACTCGTCGACGCCGCGTACGAACGGTTCGGCAAGGTCGACGTGCTGGTGAACAACGCCGGTATGTCGCCGCTGTACGAGTCGTTGAGCACGGTCACCGAGAAGCTCTACGACGCGGTGTTCGACCTCAATCTGAAAGGGCCGTTCCGGCTCTCGGCGCTGATCGGTGAGCGCATGGTGGCCGACGGCGGCGGCCGGATCATCAACGTCAGCTCGTCGGGATCGTTGCGGCCCGACCAGTACATGCTCCCCTACGCCGCGGCCAAGGCCGGGCTCAACGTGCTCACAGAAGGACTCGCGAAGGCGTACGGACCCTCGGTGCGGGTGAACACCTTGATGGCCGGGCCGTTTCTCACCGACGTCAGCAAGGCGTGGGACATGTCGGGTGAACCGTTCTCGCACCTGGCGCTGCGGCGCGCGGGTGATCCGCGCGAGATCGTGGGTGCGGCGCTGTTCCTGATGTCCGACGCGTCGAGCTTCACCACCGGCTCCGTTGTGCGCGCCGACGGCGGTCTGCCCTAG